The Vicia villosa cultivar HV-30 ecotype Madison, WI unplaced genomic scaffold, Vvil1.0 ctg.001310F_1_1, whole genome shotgun sequence genome window below encodes:
- the LOC131634498 gene encoding uncharacterized protein LOC131634498 isoform X1, which translates to MGRTIQREKDVEFDIESGENTSEEETSNDERDSRNGFPWSWNGVLNLDGSEKGKNGIESCSNSSNSGDFVGVEDYNLELLVDKGLEHVHGTHGHHGNHGKQKSMFGNPRKPQKPPLPPKGPSLDAGDHRFVKELAELALRKRARVKKMNAVKRMKAGKPPSTSSYTNLSAMVITIVFFLVIILHAKTLLAGIRSASSAAVGLTASPETTVVADESLISIQYPANFNSTDGNGPGSHFPSLQEG; encoded by the exons ATGGGTCGCACTATTCAAAGAGAGAAAGACGTTGAATTTGACATTGAAAGTGGTGAGAACACAAGCGAAGAGGAAACAAGCAATGATGAGAGAGATTCAAGGAATGGTTTTCCTTGGTCATGGAATGGGGTTCTGAATTTAGATGGATCAGAAAAGGGTAAAAATGGAATTGAATCGTGTAGTAATTCTTCGAATTCGGGTGATTTTGTTGGTGTAGAGGATTATAATTTAGAATTGTTGGTGGATAAAGGTTTAGAACATGTTCATGGAACTCATGGACATCATGGAAACCATGGAAAACAGAAGAGTATGTTTGGTAATCCTAGAAAGCCTCAAAAGCCGCCTTTGCCTCCGAAAGGTCCGTCTTTGGATGCTGGTGATCACAGATTTGTGAAGGAGTTAGCTGAACTTGCGTTGAGGAAGCGCGCGAGGGTTAAGAAAATGAATGCAGTTAAAAGGATGAAAGCTGGCAAACCACCGTCGACGTCATCGTATACAAATCTTTCTGCCATGGTTATCACTATTGTTTTCTTCCTCGTCATCATACTCCACG CTAAGACTTTACTTGCAGGAATCAGATCTGCAAGTAGTGCAGCAGTTGGGTTAACAGCTTCCCCCGAGACTACGGTTGTAGCAGATGAGAGTTTAATTTCAATCCAGTATCCTGCGAACTTCAACTCCACTGACGGAAATGGACCTGGTTCTCACTTTCCAA GTTTGCAGGAAGGATGA
- the LOC131634498 gene encoding uncharacterized protein LOC131634498 isoform X3, which yields MGRTIQREKDVEFDIESGENTSEEETSNDERDSRNGFPWSWNGVLNLDGSEKGKNGIESCSNSSNSGDFVGVEDYNLELLVDKGLEHVHGTHGHHGNHGKQKSMFGNPRKPQKPPLPPKGPSLDAGDHRFVKELAELALRKRARVKKMNAVKRMKAGKPPSTSSYTNLSAMVITIVFFLVIILHDFTCRNQICK from the exons ATGGGTCGCACTATTCAAAGAGAGAAAGACGTTGAATTTGACATTGAAAGTGGTGAGAACACAAGCGAAGAGGAAACAAGCAATGATGAGAGAGATTCAAGGAATGGTTTTCCTTGGTCATGGAATGGGGTTCTGAATTTAGATGGATCAGAAAAGGGTAAAAATGGAATTGAATCGTGTAGTAATTCTTCGAATTCGGGTGATTTTGTTGGTGTAGAGGATTATAATTTAGAATTGTTGGTGGATAAAGGTTTAGAACATGTTCATGGAACTCATGGACATCATGGAAACCATGGAAAACAGAAGAGTATGTTTGGTAATCCTAGAAAGCCTCAAAAGCCGCCTTTGCCTCCGAAAGGTCCGTCTTTGGATGCTGGTGATCACAGATTTGTGAAGGAGTTAGCTGAACTTGCGTTGAGGAAGCGCGCGAGGGTTAAGAAAATGAATGCAGTTAAAAGGATGAAAGCTGGCAAACCACCGTCGACGTCATCGTATACAAATCTTTCTGCCATGGTTATCACTATTGTTTTCTTCCTCGTCATCATACTCCACG ACTTTACTTGCAGGAATCAGATCTGCAAGTAG
- the LOC131634498 gene encoding uncharacterized protein LOC131634498 isoform X2, which produces MGRTIQREKDVEFDIESGENTSEEETSNDERDSRNGFPWSWNGVLNLDGSEKGKNGIESCSNSSNSGDFVGVEDYNLELLVDKGLEHVHGTHGHHGNHGKQKSMFGNPRKPQKPPLPPKGPSLDAGDHRFVKELAELALRKRARVKKMNAVKRMKAGKPPSTSSYTNLSAMVITIVFFLVIILHGIRSASSAAVGLTASPETTVVADESLISIQYPANFNSTDGNGPGSHFPSLQEG; this is translated from the exons ATGGGTCGCACTATTCAAAGAGAGAAAGACGTTGAATTTGACATTGAAAGTGGTGAGAACACAAGCGAAGAGGAAACAAGCAATGATGAGAGAGATTCAAGGAATGGTTTTCCTTGGTCATGGAATGGGGTTCTGAATTTAGATGGATCAGAAAAGGGTAAAAATGGAATTGAATCGTGTAGTAATTCTTCGAATTCGGGTGATTTTGTTGGTGTAGAGGATTATAATTTAGAATTGTTGGTGGATAAAGGTTTAGAACATGTTCATGGAACTCATGGACATCATGGAAACCATGGAAAACAGAAGAGTATGTTTGGTAATCCTAGAAAGCCTCAAAAGCCGCCTTTGCCTCCGAAAGGTCCGTCTTTGGATGCTGGTGATCACAGATTTGTGAAGGAGTTAGCTGAACTTGCGTTGAGGAAGCGCGCGAGGGTTAAGAAAATGAATGCAGTTAAAAGGATGAAAGCTGGCAAACCACCGTCGACGTCATCGTATACAAATCTTTCTGCCATGGTTATCACTATTGTTTTCTTCCTCGTCATCATACTCCACG GAATCAGATCTGCAAGTAGTGCAGCAGTTGGGTTAACAGCTTCCCCCGAGACTACGGTTGTAGCAGATGAGAGTTTAATTTCAATCCAGTATCCTGCGAACTTCAACTCCACTGACGGAAATGGACCTGGTTCTCACTTTCCAA GTTTGCAGGAAGGATGA